A genomic segment from Glycine soja cultivar W05 chromosome 18, ASM419377v2, whole genome shotgun sequence encodes:
- the LOC114395411 gene encoding GDP-mannose transporter GONST2-like isoform X1, with translation MSSDFKLDIFSQHDSEEPGLGTTITSKMFLDEKANSVQTIREQGKLSINNFATNAERRTLNDRFLKANKATIGDNVSLLDEEERHHLHGSAKKSGPLISGAAYCISSCSMIMLNKIVLSGYNFDAGISLMFYQNFIATLVVVLLSLSGRISVEKLSWRLIRAWIPVNVIFVGMLVSGMYSLKYINVAMVTILKNMTNILTAIGELYLFRKRQSPKVWTAMFMMIISAVSGGITDLSFDAVGYTWQIINCVLTASYSLTLRRVMDEAKNATKSGSLNEVSMVLLNNLLSLPFAIILIFLFGEWDYVIHADVVKLPIFWVVATASGLLGLSISFTSMWFLHQTSPTTYSLVGSLNKIPISIAGILVFKVPLSVSNLFSILFGLFAGVLFARAKMS, from the exons ATGTCGTCTGATTTTAAGTTAGACATTTTTTCTCAGCATGATTCTGAAGAACCCGGGTTAGGCACCACCATAACATCGAAAATGTTTCTAGATGAAAAGGCTAATTCTGTACAAACAATTCGTGAGCAAGGAAAGTTGTCAATCAACAACTTTGCCACAAATGCAGAGCGCAGAACTTTGAATGATAG ATTTCTGAAAGCAAATAAAGCTACAATTGGTGATAATGTCAGTCTTCTTGATGAGGAGGAAAGGCATCATTTGCATGGATCAGCTAAGAAGTCTGGACCTCTTATCTCAGGAGCGGCCTACTGTATTTCTTCTTGCTCCATGATAATGCTGAACAAAATTGTTTTATCAGGTTATAATTTTGATGCAGGAATATCATTGATGTTTTATCAA AACTTTATCGCTACTCTAGTTGTTGTTCTGTTGTCTCTCTCTGGTCGAATTTCAGTTGAAAAGCTCAGTTGGAGGCTGATCAGGGCCTGGATCCCTGTCAATGTGATATTCGTTGGCATGCTTGTCTCAGGCATGTATAG tttgAAATACATAAATGTTGCCATGGTGACTATTCTCAAGAACATGACAAATATCTTAACAGCAATTGGAGAATTGTATTTATTTCGGAAACGTCAGAGTCCCAAAGTGTGGACTGCAATGTTTATGATG ATTATCTCTGCTGTGAGTGGTGGTATTACAGATCTCTCCTTTGATGCAGTTGGTTATACCTGGCAGATTATCAATTGTGTTCTAACTGCAAGTTATTCA CTTACCCTTAGGCGGGTTATGGATGAAGCAAAAAACGCAACAAAATCTGGATCTCTTAATGAAGTGTCAATGGTGTTGCTGAACAACTTATTGTCTTTACCTTTTGCCATCAtcttgattttcctttttggcGAGTGGGATTATGTAATACATGC TGACGTAGTTAAACTGCCGATATTTTGGGTGGTTGCAACAGCCAGTGGACTGCTTGGACTTTCCATCAGCTTTACCTCAATGTGGTTCTTACATCAAACTAGCCCTACAACATATAG TCTTGTAGGTTCCTTAAACAAGATTCCAATCTCTATTGCTGGCATTTTAGTGTTCAAAGTTCCTCTCAGTGTATCAAATTTATTCAGCATTTTGTTTG GTCTTTTTGCTGGTGTACTCTTTGCAAGAGCCAAGATGTCGTGA
- the LOC114395411 gene encoding GDP-mannose transporter GONST2-like isoform X2, which produces MLVSGMYSLKYINVAMVTILKNMTNILTAIGELYLFRKRQSPKVWTAMFMMIISAVSGGITDLSFDAVGYTWQIINCVLTASYSLTLRRVMDEAKNATKSGSLNEVSMVLLNNLLSLPFAIILIFLFGEWDYVIHADVVKLPIFWVVATASGLLGLSISFTSMWFLHQTSPTTYSLVGSLNKIPISIAGILVFKVPLSVSNLFSILFGLFAGVLFARAKMS; this is translated from the exons ATGCTTGTCTCAGGCATGTATAG tttgAAATACATAAATGTTGCCATGGTGACTATTCTCAAGAACATGACAAATATCTTAACAGCAATTGGAGAATTGTATTTATTTCGGAAACGTCAGAGTCCCAAAGTGTGGACTGCAATGTTTATGATG ATTATCTCTGCTGTGAGTGGTGGTATTACAGATCTCTCCTTTGATGCAGTTGGTTATACCTGGCAGATTATCAATTGTGTTCTAACTGCAAGTTATTCA CTTACCCTTAGGCGGGTTATGGATGAAGCAAAAAACGCAACAAAATCTGGATCTCTTAATGAAGTGTCAATGGTGTTGCTGAACAACTTATTGTCTTTACCTTTTGCCATCAtcttgattttcctttttggcGAGTGGGATTATGTAATACATGC TGACGTAGTTAAACTGCCGATATTTTGGGTGGTTGCAACAGCCAGTGGACTGCTTGGACTTTCCATCAGCTTTACCTCAATGTGGTTCTTACATCAAACTAGCCCTACAACATATAG TCTTGTAGGTTCCTTAAACAAGATTCCAATCTCTATTGCTGGCATTTTAGTGTTCAAAGTTCCTCTCAGTGTATCAAATTTATTCAGCATTTTGTTTG GTCTTTTTGCTGGTGTACTCTTTGCAAGAGCCAAGATGTCGTGA